TCGAGCGTGAGCGTCTTCCCGATGTCGTGGCCCTCGGCCGCGGCGATCGCCTCGTCGTCCGCGTTGCGCGGCCAGAGCCGGCCCTGCATCTCGCCGCCGAGCGCGCGCGCGGCGCACGCCGCGATCACGCCTTCCGGCGAGCCACCGATGCCGGCGAGGACGTCGACGTTGGCACGTTCTTCAAGGATCGCATAGACGGCGTTCGATACGTCGCCGTCGCCGAAGACCCGCACGCGCGCGCCGGCGGCGCGGACGTGTTTCATCAAGTGCTCGTTGCGCGGACGGTCGAGCAGCGCGACGGTCAAGTCGGAGACCTCGCGTCCTT
The nucleotide sequence above comes from Candidatus Eremiobacterota bacterium. Encoded proteins:
- a CDS encoding fructose-bisphosphatase class II, which translates into the protein GREVSDLTVALLDRPRNEHLMKHVRAAGARVRVFGDGDVSNAVYAILEERANVDVLAGIGGSPEGVIAACAARALGGEMQGRLWPRNADDEAIAAAEGHDIGKTLTLEDLCASDHAIFAATGVTDGEFLDGVRYRRGSAFTQSIVISTYTRSVRTIDARHQLRPRDLQLGTIEQARSTTG